In Aegilops tauschii subsp. strangulata cultivar AL8/78 chromosome 3, Aet v6.0, whole genome shotgun sequence, one genomic interval encodes:
- the LOC109777066 gene encoding bark storage protein A: MGGVRQQLMAAVLVAVALMATAAEGYITQKTWGAIRRANRAGPFVGLVVPNTYEMVPVLESPSFVASKSVPNMDIQGRRFRFGTIEGQSVVMVMTGLSMLNAGLTTQMLLSLFRVKGIVHWGIAGNANEDLQIGDVTIPEYWAHVSLWNWQRFGDGKDNELPLEAAGDYTREYGFLNFSDYTVGQSNPELSANHLNSIWYQPEEIFPASGEPEERQHAFWVPASKRYYALAKKLEGMELPACVNATTCLPRAPRVTRVSKGCSANVFLDNAEYRQFLRKQFGCTPVEMESAAVALVAHTQGVPFLTIRSLSDLAGGGSALGNEASTFIDIAAKNAVEVMLKFVPLLGKGGDEMDDGAAADM; this comes from the exons ATGGGTGGTGTTCGGCAGCAGCTCATGGCCGCCGTCCTCGTGGCGGTGGCGCTGATGGCCACGGCGGCGGAGGGGTACATCACTCAGAAGACGTGGGGCGCCATCCGCCGGGCGAACCGCGCCGGGCCGTTCGTCGGCCTCGTCGTGCCCAACACATACGAGATGGTCCCTGTGCTCGAGTCGCCCAGCTTCGTGGCCAGCAAGAGCGTCCCTAACATGGACATCCAAG GGCGAAGGTTTCGCTTCGGAACCATCGAAGGCCAAAGCGTCGTCATGGTCATGACTGGACTGAGCATG CTCAACGCTGGTCTGACCACCCAGATGCTGTTGAGCCTGTTCCGGGTGAAGGGCATTGTCCACTGGGGCATCGCTGGCAACGCCAACGAGGACCTCCAGATCGGCGACGTCACCATCCCCGAATACTGGGCCCACGTCTCCCTCTGGAACTGGCAG CGGTTCGGCGACGGCAAGGATAACGAGCTACCGCTGGAGGCCGCCGGCGACTACACCCGGGAGTACGGCTTCCTCAACTTCTCCGACTACACCGTGGGGCAGAGCAACCCGGAGCTATCCGCGAACCATCTCAACAGCATCTGGTACCAGCCGGAAGAGATCTTCCCGGCGTCCGGCGAGCCGGAGGAGCGGCAGCACGCGTTCTGGGTGCCCGCCAGCAAGCGGTACTACGCGCTGGCGAAGAAGCTGGAGGGCATGGAGCTGCCGGCGTGCGTGAACGCGACGACGTGCCTGCCCCGCGCGCCGCGGGTGACCCGGGTCAGCAAGGGCTGCAGCGCCAACGTGTTCCTGGACAACGCCGAGTACCGCCAGTTCCTCCGCAAGCAGTTCGGGTGCACGCCTGTGGAGATGGAGAGCGCCGCCGTGGCCCTCGTAGCGCACACGCAGGGGGTGCCGTTCCTCACCATCCGCTCGCTCTCCGACCTGGCCGGGGGAGGCTCCGCGCTTGGGAACGAGGCCAGCACCTTCATCGACATCGCCGCCAAGAACGCCGTCGAAGTCATGCTCAAGTTCGTGCCGCTGCTCGGGAAGGGCggcgacgagatggacgacggcgCGGCCGCGGACATGTGA